In the candidate division WOR-3 bacterium genome, TTGACTTTTGAAGATGGGAATCTCTTTTTGCCTAAATTCGGAAAAAGTTTTCGCAGGGGCGGTGAGAATAAAAGCGGGCGGGGAAAAGGAGAAGAGTTTTCTTATCGCCTCCCTTCTCTCCTCCTTACTCTTCGTTCCCAGATAGGAAGATTCGGTGCGCCCGATAATTTGAATCCGGTCTTGAGGGAAATGTTCCGTATAACCGGCTAAAGCTAAACCGGGGCGATTGATGTCAATCACCTTTACCTTCCGATTTAACCCCTCCTCCCCGGATATTAACTTTAACTTCAAATCCTCTCTCTTTTCTTCGTAAATAGTTTTTACCGTAATCTCTTTAATTTTCGCCATTTCTTCTTTATCCGCTCATCCTCCTTTTTTAATTGGACGAATAATTTCTCTAAGGCGGCGGTGGTGACCATTCCCAAATCCGGACCTCTACTCTTGGAGGTGAAAACCCCGTATTTCAAATCAATTTTTCCTTCCGCCGTGAAATTGGTTGACTCCCGAGAAAGAATCAGTTCGCATTTGATTATCTTATCGGAATACTTCTCAAATTTTCTCTCTTTTTTCCCAATCAACTCCCTCACCTTAGGTGGTAGTTCAAAATGCCGGGTTGTGAGGTCTATCTTCATAGATCCTCCCATCAAGGAATTATAAGTGAAGATCTCAAAAAGTCAATAATTTTCTCTAAACTTCAAAATAAGCGATACCGGACTATATTATTTGACAAACGGCTCCTCTTTTCTTAAAATCCCTTATGGAAATTGCCGAGTTTCTTTCCGAAATTGAAAAAGATGCCCAGAGACTCCGGAGGGTTGTTCGTCTCTACCAAAAGATAAAAGAGAAAGGGGATTTGATAAAGATAGAGAAGTTCCTCTTAAAGAAAGATAAGGAAATCGGCGGTTTGAAAAGTGAGTATCTTAAAAACCTGGCGGAAAATTTCTATAAGGAGATTGCCGACTTTCTGCAAGCGGAGAAGGATACTTTGCGGGAGAAGTTTGGCCGGGAATTAAAGGAGTTGGTGGAAAGAGAAGGGAAGGTGATAAAAGGGCAGTATCCCGATTTAAAAATCGGCCTTTTGACCTTAGAGGTAAATTTTTTAGGAAACTATGCCCATCTCTATTGGGGCAATAAATTGGAAATGATAAGAAGGAAAATTCCCTTAAATCCGCCCTTAATCCTTCGGGCAATCCAAGAATTTTACCAATCCCTTAAACCAAAGGAGTTTCATCCCCAACTCTTTCTCCAAAAACTTTTTCTTGCTTATCGCCATTTTCTTAGCGCTAATAAAAAGGGGGAAGGGGAGAGGGTCTTTCTCGTTGACCTCCTACCGGAAATTGCTTTTGCCATTCAGGGAAAGGAATTCCGGGAAGACCCGCGCCGGCGAAATTTTCGCGAATATCCAAGGTATCGGTTCAGTTATGATTTATACCAGTTAATAAATTCGGGAATGAGAGAGGTGGCAGGTTACACATTCTCCCTGGCTGTTGCTACCTTTGACCAGACCTTAGAAAAGAGGAAAGCGCTTTGGGTGCCAATCAACGAAGAAGGGGAAGGGGTCTACTATTCCACCATCGCCTTTCTCCCAGAAAGGGAGACTTGACGGAATTGATTTTTCCGTTAAAATTGAAAAAGTATGAAAACGTTTCTTCTCTTTCTTCTCAACTTTCTCCTTTCTTTTCCAAAAGATGGGGAGAGAGTAAGAAGTAAAAACTACCTCATCTTAATCGCTCCGCACGAGTTCTCGGAAAGTGAGTTCCGCGCCTTAGAGAAGAATCTAAAAGACGGCTCTTTAACCATTGCCGCCCTTGATACCACTCCCTGCCTGGGTGATTCGGCAATGTTGATTAAACCCCATATCACCCTCTCGCAGATTGATACCCTAAAATACGACATCTTAATTCTGATTGGTGGTCCCGGTATCCTCTTTTACGATAACGAAAAAATTCTCATCCCCATCCTCAACCACTTCGCAAATAAAGGTTTAGTAGGTTTAGGTATCTCCTCCTTACTTTTGGCTCGTTTCGGTATCTTAAAAGATAGACCCGCCACCACCATTCCCGATCAGTTGGCCATTAAGGAATTAAAGTCCCACTCCGTTATCTATCGGGATAAACCAGTAGTGAAAACGGGAAAGATTTTAACCGCACCCTCGGTCAATAAAAAACTCCTCTCCGAACTTTTTCGCCTTTAGAGAATGATCGCCCTCATCCAGAGAGTGAAAAATTCATTTGTGATCCGGCAGGCGACCGGGGAAGAGATTGCCCGCATCGGAAAGGGACTTTTGGTCTTTTTGGGAGTAAAAAAGGGGGATAGCGAAACGAACGCCGTCGCCCTGGCTAAAAAGATCCCCTCCCTCCGGATATTTGAAGACCAACAGGGCAAGATGAATCTCTCCCTTTTTGAAGTGAAAGGGGAAATCTTGGTTGTTTCCCAATTTACCCTTTACGCCGATACGAAAAAGGGGAACCGTCCTTCCTTTTCTGAGGCGGCGGAGAAAGAGAAGGCTTTCGCCCTATACGAGAAATTCCTTCACCATCTCCGCTATCAAGGTGTCCCAACAAAATCTGGCATCTTTGGGGAATCGATGCTCGTGGTGATTGAAAATGACGGACCGGTAACGCTAATTTTGGAGGAGTGATATGTTCAGTATGACGGGTATCGGTCGCGCCGCTTCTCAGGAACTCATCTGCGAAATCCGCTCCACCAATCATAAGTATTTAGAAATCTCTCTCCGCCTCCCTCCAGAATTAGAAGAAGTCGGGGAAGAGATTAA is a window encoding:
- the raiA gene encoding ribosome-associated translation inhibitor RaiA, with translation MKIDLTTRHFELPPKVRELIGKKERKFEKYSDKIIKCELILSRESTNFTAEGKIDLKYGVFTSKSRGPDLGMVTTAALEKLFVQLKKEDERIKKKWRKLKRLR
- a CDS encoding DJ-1/PfpI family protein, with the translated sequence MKTFLLFLLNFLLSFPKDGERVRSKNYLILIAPHEFSESEFRALEKNLKDGSLTIAALDTTPCLGDSAMLIKPHITLSQIDTLKYDILILIGGPGILFYDNEKILIPILNHFANKGLVGLGISSLLLARFGILKDRPATTIPDQLAIKELKSHSVIYRDKPVVKTGKILTAPSVNKKLLSELFRL
- the dtd gene encoding D-aminoacyl-tRNA deacylase yields the protein MIALIQRVKNSFVIRQATGEEIARIGKGLLVFLGVKKGDSETNAVALAKKIPSLRIFEDQQGKMNLSLFEVKGEILVVSQFTLYADTKKGNRPSFSEAAEKEKAFALYEKFLHHLRYQGVPTKSGIFGESMLVVIENDGPVTLILEE